One Spinacia oleracea cultivar Varoflay chromosome 4, BTI_SOV_V1, whole genome shotgun sequence DNA segment encodes these proteins:
- the LOC110791284 gene encoding transcription initiation factor TFIID subunit 6: MSIVQKETIEVIAQSIGINNLSPDVALALAPDVEYRVREIMQEAIKCMRHSKRTILTADDVDAALKLRNVEPIYGFASNDPLRFKRAAGQKDLFYVNDLDLDLKNVTEAPVPRAPLDTSVSVHWLAIEGVQPAIPENPPIETLMASSDSNKLEYKEEGIPIDIKLPVKHVLSRELQLYFDKIIEVTTRKSDTVLFKEALRNLATNSGLHPLLPYFTCFIAGEVSRNLNKLSLLSGLTRLVWSLLQNPHIHIEPYVHQLMPSVITCLVAKRLGNRYSDNHWELRDLSANLVARICQRFGHVYHNLQPRITRTLLHAFLDPKKALPQHYGAIQGLAALGPSVVRMLILPNLEPYMQLLGPEMQLEGQKNEFKRQEAWRVYGALLFAAGKCMHDQLKKFPSLPLPLARPFLKPCKNIVTMQPGKRKASMDNMLQQPPLKKLSTNGAMGVVAGAMGVVAVNSMQGVAVGGSDGGLCSENIPGSSGRRDKTDVQSQTLALAWKEETDGGRLLSSLFEHFDLSMFSFTPAPELSLFL, encoded by the exons ATGAGCATAGTACAAAAGGAGACGATTGAGGTGATTGCTCAGAGCATTGGCATCAATAATTTATCCCCAGATGTTGCTCTCGCTCTTGCTCCAGATGTCGAATACCGCGTTCGAGAGATTATGCAG GAGGCGATCAAATGCATGCGACACTCAAAGCGCACAATTTTAACAGCAGATGATGTCGATGCTGCCCTCAAGTTGAGAAATGTAGAG CCAATCTATGGTTTTGCCTCAAATGATCCTTTGCGTTTCAAGAGAGCTGCTGGACAGAAGGATTTGTTCTATGTTAATGACCTTGATCTAGATTTGAAAAAT GTTACTGAAGCACCAGTGCCAAGAGCGCCCTTGGATACCTCCGTTTCGGTGCATTGGCTAGCCATAGAAGGGGTACAGCCTGCCATTCCCGAGAATCCTCCAATTGAAA CTCTTATGGCTTCATCTGATAGCAATAAATTAGAGTATAAAGAAGAAGGAATCCCTATTGACATTAAGCTACCAGTCAAACATGTCTTATCTCGAGAGCTTCAG ctttattttgacaaaattattgAGGTCACTACACGCAAGTCTGACACTGTCCTCTTTAAAGAAGCTTTGCGGAACTTGGCAACTAATTCAGGACTTCATCCTCTGTTACCTTACTTCACATGCTTCATTGCTGGTGAG GTTTCTCGGAATTTGAATAAGTTAAGTCTCCTATCTGGATTGACGCGTCTTGTTTGGAGTCTTCTCCAAAACCCACATATACATATAGAGCCTTAT GTGCACCAGCTCATGCCTTCTGTCATTACTTGTCTGGTAGCGAAGAGGTTAGGAAACAGATATTCTGACAACCATTGGGAGCTGAGAGACCTTAGTGCAAATCTAGTTGCCAGAATATGTCAAAG ATTTGGGCATGTTTATCACAATCTCCAGCCGCGAATTACCAGGACACTGCTCCATGCTTTTTTGGATCCAAAAAAAGCCCTGCCTCAACATTATGGTGCTATTCAAGGACTTGCTGCCCTTGGACCTAGTGTG GTTCGTATGCTCATTCTCCCAAATCTAGAACCATATATGCAACTTTTGGGGCCAGAAATGCAACTAGAAGGGCAAAAGAACGAGTTTAAAAGGCAGGAAGCTTGGCGGGTTTATGGGGCCTTATTG TTTGCTGCTGGTAAATGCATGCATGATCAGCTGAAAAAATTTCCAAGTTTACCGCTTCCGTTGGCAAGACCTTTCTTGAAGCCCTGTAAAAATATTGTGACCATGCAACCGG GCAAGAGAAAGGCTAGCATGGACAACATGCTACAACAACCACCACTGAAGAAATTATCGACGAATGGTGCAATGGGAGTGGTGGCGGGTGCAATGGGAGTGGTGGCGGTGAACTCCATGCAAGGGGTTGCCGTTGGTGGATCTGATGGTGGCCTTTGCTCTGAAAACATCCCAGGAAGCAGTGGTAGAAGGGATAAAACAGATGTTCAATCTCAAACACTTGCTCTGGCCTGGAAAGAAGAGACAGACGGTGGCCGTCTGTTATCCTCCCTCTTTGAACACTTTGACCTTAGCATGTTTTCTTTCACTCCAGCTCCTGAACTATCCTTATTTTTGTAG